The proteins below come from a single Ictalurus punctatus breed USDA103 chromosome 24, Coco_2.0, whole genome shotgun sequence genomic window:
- the pdcd6ip gene encoding programmed cell death 6-interacting protein isoform X1 translates to MATFISVPLKKSSEVDLVKPLSKFITTAYPAGEEQTEYLRAVDELNKLRKSALGRPLDKHESSLEILLRYYDQLCSVEPKFPFPELCLTFTWKDAFDKGSLFGGSVKLALASVGYEKTCVLFNIGALSSQIASEQNLDNDEGLKTAAKFYQLASGAFAHIKDTVLSALNREPTMDISPETVGTLSQIMLSQAQEVFVIKATADKMKDAIIAKVANQTADFYGDAFKQCQYKENLPKYFYFQEVLPVLAAKHCMMQATAELHQSALAKQKKRFGEEIARLQHATELVKTVATRYDEYVNVKDLSDKISRALTAAKKDNDFIYHDRVPEVKDLEHIGKATLVKATAIQVPLSQKFADLFEKMVPMLVQQSLSIASSRKADVVNRLVGSLREATNLCNGVLASLNLPAALEDLSGDSVPQSILEKSRAVIQQGGLNSIEQLIKDLPELLQRNREILDESLKILNDEEATDNELRAKFNQRWNRTPSGDLYKPLRAEGGNFRNVLDKAVQADQVVKERYNTHCEMIALLCKPENELCSAIPSANPAKTLQGSEVVNVLRAQLVQLDEIKRDRDVLEGEIKAVTFDMMTKFLTALAQDGAINEEALSTAELDTRYGTYTQRVQQNLRSQEEILAQVQTSHQEFAALKQSNTEANHRDDVLKKLASAHDSYIEISSNLKEGTKFYNDLTEILLKFQNKCSDIVFARKTEREELLKELQQSIAREPSAPSFNVPAYQSNNPAPASGGPTPAPRTVFPVQPQAKSQPPARPPPPNLSTQAASSSTTSSVPDSQVPPSFSSNPPPVAPPIAPSQAQGPPYPSYQGYPGFYQMPMGYNPYGYGMPYMPYPTQGQAGYPGGAPVQQPYPYPQQPPQQQPYYPQQ, encoded by the exons ATGGCGACGTTTATTTCTGTCCCGTTAAAGAAGTCTTCAGAAGTTGACCTGGTGAAACCGCTGTCGAAATTCATCACGACTGCTTATCCGGCGGGTGAGGAGCAGACGGAGTATCTCCGCGCCGTGGATGAGTTAAACAAACTGAGAAAAAGTGCGTTGGGGAGGCCGCTGGACAAACACGAGAGCTCGCTGGAGATCCTTCTACG ATACTATGATCAGCTATGTTCCGTCGAGCCTAAATTTCCTTTCCCAGAG CTGTGTCTTACGTTCACATGGAAAGATGCTTTTGATAAAGGATCTCTTTTTGGAGGCTCAGTTAAACTTG cATTGGCGAGTGTGGGCTATGAAAAAACATGTGTGTTGTTTAACATTGGGGCCCTCTCCAGTCAAATCGCCTCAGAGCAGAACCTGGACAATGACGAGGGACTGAAGACAGCTGCCAAGTTCTACCAG TTAGCGAGTGGTGCATTTGCACACATAAAGGACACAGTGCTGTCTGCTCTTAATCGGGAGCCTACTATGGATATTTCTCCAGAGACAGTGGGAACGCTCAGTCAGATCATGCTCAGCCAAGCACAAGAGGTCTTCGTCATCAAAGCCACTGCTG ACAAGATGAAAGATGCCATCATTGCTAAGGTAGCCAATCAGACTGCAGACTTCTATGGTGATGCTTTCAAGCAGTGCCAGTATAAAGAGAACCTGCCCAAG tatttttatttccaGGAAGTGCTTCCAGTCTTGGCTGCCAAGCACTGCATGATGCAAGCCACCGCGGAGCTCCATCAGTCAGCTCTGGCCAAACAGAAGAAACGTTTTGGCGAGGAGATTGCACGTCTTCAG CATGCCACAGAGCTGGTTAAGACTGTAGCCACACGCTACGATGAGTATGTGAACGTTAAGGATCTCTCTGATAAGATCAGCCGTGCTCTCACAGCTGCTAAGAAAGACAATGACTTCATCTACCACGATCGTGTACCTGAGGTCAAAGACCTGGAACATATTGGCAAAGCAACACTCGTCAAGGCAACTGCCATTCAAGTACCGCTCAGCCAGAAGTTTGCAG atctTTTTGAGAAGATGGTGCCTATGTTGGTGCAGCAGTCTTTGAGCATAGCCAGTTCCAGAAAGGCCGATGTGGTCAACAGACTTGTGGGCAGTCTGAGAGAGGCGACCAACCTCTGTAACGG GGTGTTGGCTTCTCTAAACCTGCCAGCAGCGCTAGAGGATCTCTCTGGAGATTCAGTCCCACAGTCCATCCTGGAGAAGAGTCGTGCTGTGATCCAACAGGGAGGCCTGAACAGCATTGAGCAGCTGATCAAAGATCTACCAGAACTACTGCAGAGAAACCGAGAAATACTGGATGAG TCTCTTAAGATTTTGAATGATGAAGAGGCAACTGACAATGAGCTCCGAGCCAAATTCAACCAGCGGTGGAACAGAACTCCATCTGGAGACCTATACAAACCCCTTAGagcag AAGGTGGAAATTTCCGAAACGTATTGGATAAGGCTGTACAAGCTGACCAGGTGGTAAAGGAGCGCTATAACACTCACTGTGAGATGATCGCTCTGCTGTGCAAACCAGAGAACGAGTTGTGCTCTGCTATTCCGTCAGCCAACCCTGCCAAGACTCTTCAGGGCAGCGAG GTGGTAAACGTATTGAGGGCTCAGTTAGTCCAGCTTGATGAGATCAAACGAGATCGTGACGTTCTGGAAGGAGAGATAAAGGCAGTGACCTTTGACATGATGACAAAGTTCCTCACTGCCTTGGCTCAAGATGGAGCCATTAATGAGGAGGCCCTTTCCACTGCAGAACTGGACACTCGCTATGGCACGTACACACAGCGCGTTCAGCAGAACCTCCGCTCCCAGGAGGAAATACTGGCCCAAGTACAG ACATCTCATCAGGAGTTTGCGGCACTCAAGCAGTCTAACACTGAGGCCAACCACAGGGACGATGTGTTGAAGAAACTGGCCTCAGCTCATGATAGCTACATTGAGATCAGCTCCAATCTCAAAGAGGGCACTAAG TTCTACAATGATTTAACTGAAATCCTGCTGAAATTCCAGAATAAGTGCAGTGACATTGTTTTTGCTCGCAAGACTGAGAGGGAGGAGCTGCTCAA GGAGTTGCAGCAGAGTATTGCTCGTGAGCCAAGCGCTCCTTCGTTTAATGTCCCAGCTTACCAGTCCAATAACCCGGCCCCTGCTTCAGGAGGCCCCACCCCTGCTCCGCGGACCGTGTTT CCAGTGCAGCCTCAAGCTAAATCCCAACCTCCAGCAAGACCACCACCACCCAACTTGAGTACACAGGCCGCCAGTAGCAGCACCACCAGCTCAGTGCCTGACAGCCAAGTCCCGCCTTCTTTCAGCTCCAATCCCCCACCTGTGGCACCACCCATTGCACCATCACAGGCTCAAGGACCACCCTACCCCTCTTATCAGGGCTATCCCGG GTTTTATCAAATGCCGATGGGGTATAACCCCTATGGGTATGGCATGCCCTACATGCCCTATCCTACTCAGGGGCAGGCTGGTTACCCTGGAGGTGCTCCTGTCCAACAGCCTTACCCGTATCCTCAACAACCGCCCCAGCAACAACCCTACTACCCCCAGCAGTAG
- the pdcd6ip gene encoding programmed cell death 6-interacting protein isoform X2, with protein sequence MATFISVPLKKSSEVDLVKPLSKFITTAYPAGEEQTEYLRAVDELNKLRKSALGRPLDKHESSLEILLRYYDQLCSVEPKFPFPELCLTFTWKDAFDKGSLFGGSVKLALASVGYEKTCVLFNIGALSSQIASEQNLDNDEGLKTAAKFYQLASGAFAHIKDTVLSALNREPTMDISPETVGTLSQIMLSQAQEVFVIKATADKMKDAIIAKVANQTADFYGDAFKQCQYKENLPKEVLPVLAAKHCMMQATAELHQSALAKQKKRFGEEIARLQHATELVKTVATRYDEYVNVKDLSDKISRALTAAKKDNDFIYHDRVPEVKDLEHIGKATLVKATAIQVPLSQKFADLFEKMVPMLVQQSLSIASSRKADVVNRLVGSLREATNLCNGVLASLNLPAALEDLSGDSVPQSILEKSRAVIQQGGLNSIEQLIKDLPELLQRNREILDESLKILNDEEATDNELRAKFNQRWNRTPSGDLYKPLRAEGGNFRNVLDKAVQADQVVKERYNTHCEMIALLCKPENELCSAIPSANPAKTLQGSEVVNVLRAQLVQLDEIKRDRDVLEGEIKAVTFDMMTKFLTALAQDGAINEEALSTAELDTRYGTYTQRVQQNLRSQEEILAQVQTSHQEFAALKQSNTEANHRDDVLKKLASAHDSYIEISSNLKEGTKFYNDLTEILLKFQNKCSDIVFARKTEREELLKELQQSIAREPSAPSFNVPAYQSNNPAPASGGPTPAPRTVFPVQPQAKSQPPARPPPPNLSTQAASSSTTSSVPDSQVPPSFSSNPPPVAPPIAPSQAQGPPYPSYQGYPGFYQMPMGYNPYGYGMPYMPYPTQGQAGYPGGAPVQQPYPYPQQPPQQQPYYPQQ encoded by the exons ATGGCGACGTTTATTTCTGTCCCGTTAAAGAAGTCTTCAGAAGTTGACCTGGTGAAACCGCTGTCGAAATTCATCACGACTGCTTATCCGGCGGGTGAGGAGCAGACGGAGTATCTCCGCGCCGTGGATGAGTTAAACAAACTGAGAAAAAGTGCGTTGGGGAGGCCGCTGGACAAACACGAGAGCTCGCTGGAGATCCTTCTACG ATACTATGATCAGCTATGTTCCGTCGAGCCTAAATTTCCTTTCCCAGAG CTGTGTCTTACGTTCACATGGAAAGATGCTTTTGATAAAGGATCTCTTTTTGGAGGCTCAGTTAAACTTG cATTGGCGAGTGTGGGCTATGAAAAAACATGTGTGTTGTTTAACATTGGGGCCCTCTCCAGTCAAATCGCCTCAGAGCAGAACCTGGACAATGACGAGGGACTGAAGACAGCTGCCAAGTTCTACCAG TTAGCGAGTGGTGCATTTGCACACATAAAGGACACAGTGCTGTCTGCTCTTAATCGGGAGCCTACTATGGATATTTCTCCAGAGACAGTGGGAACGCTCAGTCAGATCATGCTCAGCCAAGCACAAGAGGTCTTCGTCATCAAAGCCACTGCTG ACAAGATGAAAGATGCCATCATTGCTAAGGTAGCCAATCAGACTGCAGACTTCTATGGTGATGCTTTCAAGCAGTGCCAGTATAAAGAGAACCTGCCCAAG GAAGTGCTTCCAGTCTTGGCTGCCAAGCACTGCATGATGCAAGCCACCGCGGAGCTCCATCAGTCAGCTCTGGCCAAACAGAAGAAACGTTTTGGCGAGGAGATTGCACGTCTTCAG CATGCCACAGAGCTGGTTAAGACTGTAGCCACACGCTACGATGAGTATGTGAACGTTAAGGATCTCTCTGATAAGATCAGCCGTGCTCTCACAGCTGCTAAGAAAGACAATGACTTCATCTACCACGATCGTGTACCTGAGGTCAAAGACCTGGAACATATTGGCAAAGCAACACTCGTCAAGGCAACTGCCATTCAAGTACCGCTCAGCCAGAAGTTTGCAG atctTTTTGAGAAGATGGTGCCTATGTTGGTGCAGCAGTCTTTGAGCATAGCCAGTTCCAGAAAGGCCGATGTGGTCAACAGACTTGTGGGCAGTCTGAGAGAGGCGACCAACCTCTGTAACGG GGTGTTGGCTTCTCTAAACCTGCCAGCAGCGCTAGAGGATCTCTCTGGAGATTCAGTCCCACAGTCCATCCTGGAGAAGAGTCGTGCTGTGATCCAACAGGGAGGCCTGAACAGCATTGAGCAGCTGATCAAAGATCTACCAGAACTACTGCAGAGAAACCGAGAAATACTGGATGAG TCTCTTAAGATTTTGAATGATGAAGAGGCAACTGACAATGAGCTCCGAGCCAAATTCAACCAGCGGTGGAACAGAACTCCATCTGGAGACCTATACAAACCCCTTAGagcag AAGGTGGAAATTTCCGAAACGTATTGGATAAGGCTGTACAAGCTGACCAGGTGGTAAAGGAGCGCTATAACACTCACTGTGAGATGATCGCTCTGCTGTGCAAACCAGAGAACGAGTTGTGCTCTGCTATTCCGTCAGCCAACCCTGCCAAGACTCTTCAGGGCAGCGAG GTGGTAAACGTATTGAGGGCTCAGTTAGTCCAGCTTGATGAGATCAAACGAGATCGTGACGTTCTGGAAGGAGAGATAAAGGCAGTGACCTTTGACATGATGACAAAGTTCCTCACTGCCTTGGCTCAAGATGGAGCCATTAATGAGGAGGCCCTTTCCACTGCAGAACTGGACACTCGCTATGGCACGTACACACAGCGCGTTCAGCAGAACCTCCGCTCCCAGGAGGAAATACTGGCCCAAGTACAG ACATCTCATCAGGAGTTTGCGGCACTCAAGCAGTCTAACACTGAGGCCAACCACAGGGACGATGTGTTGAAGAAACTGGCCTCAGCTCATGATAGCTACATTGAGATCAGCTCCAATCTCAAAGAGGGCACTAAG TTCTACAATGATTTAACTGAAATCCTGCTGAAATTCCAGAATAAGTGCAGTGACATTGTTTTTGCTCGCAAGACTGAGAGGGAGGAGCTGCTCAA GGAGTTGCAGCAGAGTATTGCTCGTGAGCCAAGCGCTCCTTCGTTTAATGTCCCAGCTTACCAGTCCAATAACCCGGCCCCTGCTTCAGGAGGCCCCACCCCTGCTCCGCGGACCGTGTTT CCAGTGCAGCCTCAAGCTAAATCCCAACCTCCAGCAAGACCACCACCACCCAACTTGAGTACACAGGCCGCCAGTAGCAGCACCACCAGCTCAGTGCCTGACAGCCAAGTCCCGCCTTCTTTCAGCTCCAATCCCCCACCTGTGGCACCACCCATTGCACCATCACAGGCTCAAGGACCACCCTACCCCTCTTATCAGGGCTATCCCGG GTTTTATCAAATGCCGATGGGGTATAACCCCTATGGGTATGGCATGCCCTACATGCCCTATCCTACTCAGGGGCAGGCTGGTTACCCTGGAGGTGCTCCTGTCCAACAGCCTTACCCGTATCCTCAACAACCGCCCCAGCAACAACCCTACTACCCCCAGCAGTAG